Proteins from one Prinia subflava isolate CZ2003 ecotype Zambia chromosome 4, Cam_Psub_1.2, whole genome shotgun sequence genomic window:
- the FAM83F gene encoding protein FAM83F isoform X2 — translation MAESQVLLLDELHVNEKVTEAQARFYYSEEQRRALEALVTRGEAAYREALRKEQLRDFLSGRELQDLRGGWRGYDDPQECGKVARGPGGETLSLAYWPECSDTEVPPLDLGWTDKTFYRGISRVSLFTHPRKEESAPHLKEVVREMIQQAQKIIAVVMDVFTDRDIFRDIVDAAYKRWIPVYIILDEEGVKLFLEMCRCLDLSDLQIRNIRIRSVTGVGFYMPSGKIRGTLASRFLMVDGEKVATGSYSFTWTSSHIDRNILLVLTGQHVEMFDIEFRELYAISEEVNLYKELGIANPFLLGIGKPGLHSSTVSRKFINPKYGLVAGATRGDMMLWASWHRQGNQGNREKEETSESKKRLNQFLNDLVTLEQVFPEIDPPLENLNKLNRSPQKLLSRLHMDLKNKSKSRESICDIKKDAQTNAKQGKRFASGLFSRKAKRSPGSSVEANSFVSEGHSGEDLGNMKLEYERLSIGHASVRSTGGNSGNLNPNSTMSDKNKQSTCVLS, via the exons ATGGCGGAGTCCCAGGTGCTCCTGCTGGACGAGCTGCACGTCAACGAGAAGGTGACAGAGGCCCAGGCCCGCTTCTACTACAGCGAGGAGCAGCGCCGAGCCCTAGAGGCACTGGTGACCCGCGGCGAGGCCGCGTACCGGGAGGCgctgaggaaggagcagctccGCGATTTCCTTTCCGGCCGGGAGCTGCAGGACCTGCGGGGCGGCTGGCGGGGCTACGACGACCCCCAGGAGTGTGGCAAGGTAGCGCGGGGGCCCGGCGGCGAGACCCTTTCGCTGGCCTACTGGCCCGAGTGCTCGGACACCGAGGTGCCCCCGCTGGACTTGGGTTGGACCGACAAGACCTTCTACCGTGGCATCAGCCGGGTGTCCCTCTTCACACACCCGCGCAAGGAGGAGAGCGCGCCGCACCTGAAGGAGGTGGTCCGGGAGATGATCCAGCAGGCGCAGAAG ATTATTGCAGTGGTCATGGATGTATTTACAGACCGGGACATCTTCCGCGATATTGTTGATGCAGCATATAAGCGCTGGATCCCAGTCTATATAATCCTAGATGAGGAGGGTGTGAAGCTTTTCCTGGAAATGTGCAGATGCCTTGACCTCAGTGACTTGCAGATCAGG AATATCCGCATACGCTCTGTGACAGGAGTTGGGTTCTACATGCCATCAGGGAAGATCAGAGGCACACTGGCATCCCGATTCCTGATGGTAGATGGTGAAAAGGTGGCCACTGGATCATACAG CTTCACATGGACTTCATCCCACATTGATAGAAACATCCTGCTAGTCTTGACAGGACAGCACGTGGAGATGTTTGACATTGAGTTTCGCGAGCTCTATGCCATCTCAGAGGAAGTTAATTTATACAAGGAACTGGGTATTGCTAACCCATTCCTCCTTGGAATTGGGAAGCCAGGCCTTCATTCCTCCACTGTGTCTCGGAAGTTCATTAACCCAAAGTATGGTTTAGTAGCAGGGGCAACCCGTGGTGATATGATGCTCTGGGCTTCATGGCACAGGCAAGGCAAtcagggaaacagggaaaaggaggaaacaagTGAGTCAAAGAAACGGTTAAATCAGTTCCTGAATGACTTAGTCACATTGGAGCAAGTGTTCCCAGAAATAGATCCACCTCTGGAAAACTTGAACAAGCTGAATCGGAGCCCCCAGAAACTGTTGTCTAGGCTCCACATGGacctgaaaaataaatccaaatccAGAGAGTCTATTTGTGACATAAAGAAAGATGCACAGACCAATGCAAAGCAAGGAAAACGGTTTGCCAGTGGGCTTTTCAGTCGCAAAGCCAAGCGGTCTCCAGGCTCAAGCGTTGAGGCCAATTCTTTTGTGAGTGAAGGACATTCAGGAGAAGACCTTGGGAACATGAAACTGGAATATGAGAGGCTCAGCATTGGCCATGCAAGTGTTCGGAGCACTGGAGGCAACTCAG
- the FAM83F gene encoding protein FAM83F isoform X1, with amino-acid sequence MAESQVLLLDELHVNEKVTEAQARFYYSEEQRRALEALVTRGEAAYREALRKEQLRDFLSGRELQDLRGGWRGYDDPQECGKVARGPGGETLSLAYWPECSDTEVPPLDLGWTDKTFYRGISRVSLFTHPRKEESAPHLKEVVREMIQQAQKNIRIRSVTGVGFYMPSGKIRGTLASRFLMVDGEKVATGSYSFTWTSSHIDRNILLVLTGQHVEMFDIEFRELYAISEEVNLYKELGIANPFLLGIGKPGLHSSTVSRKFINPKYGLVAGATRGDMMLWASWHRQGNQGNREKEETSESKKRLNQFLNDLVTLEQVFPEIDPPLENLNKLNRSPQKLLSRLHMDLKNKSKSRESICDIKKDAQTNAKQGKRFASGLFSRKAKRSPGSSVEANSFVSEGHSGEDLGNMKLEYERLSIGHASVRSTGGNSGNLNPNSTMSDKNKQSTCVLS; translated from the exons ATGGCGGAGTCCCAGGTGCTCCTGCTGGACGAGCTGCACGTCAACGAGAAGGTGACAGAGGCCCAGGCCCGCTTCTACTACAGCGAGGAGCAGCGCCGAGCCCTAGAGGCACTGGTGACCCGCGGCGAGGCCGCGTACCGGGAGGCgctgaggaaggagcagctccGCGATTTCCTTTCCGGCCGGGAGCTGCAGGACCTGCGGGGCGGCTGGCGGGGCTACGACGACCCCCAGGAGTGTGGCAAGGTAGCGCGGGGGCCCGGCGGCGAGACCCTTTCGCTGGCCTACTGGCCCGAGTGCTCGGACACCGAGGTGCCCCCGCTGGACTTGGGTTGGACCGACAAGACCTTCTACCGTGGCATCAGCCGGGTGTCCCTCTTCACACACCCGCGCAAGGAGGAGAGCGCGCCGCACCTGAAGGAGGTGGTCCGGGAGATGATCCAGCAGGCGCAGAAG AATATCCGCATACGCTCTGTGACAGGAGTTGGGTTCTACATGCCATCAGGGAAGATCAGAGGCACACTGGCATCCCGATTCCTGATGGTAGATGGTGAAAAGGTGGCCACTGGATCATACAG CTTCACATGGACTTCATCCCACATTGATAGAAACATCCTGCTAGTCTTGACAGGACAGCACGTGGAGATGTTTGACATTGAGTTTCGCGAGCTCTATGCCATCTCAGAGGAAGTTAATTTATACAAGGAACTGGGTATTGCTAACCCATTCCTCCTTGGAATTGGGAAGCCAGGCCTTCATTCCTCCACTGTGTCTCGGAAGTTCATTAACCCAAAGTATGGTTTAGTAGCAGGGGCAACCCGTGGTGATATGATGCTCTGGGCTTCATGGCACAGGCAAGGCAAtcagggaaacagggaaaaggaggaaacaagTGAGTCAAAGAAACGGTTAAATCAGTTCCTGAATGACTTAGTCACATTGGAGCAAGTGTTCCCAGAAATAGATCCACCTCTGGAAAACTTGAACAAGCTGAATCGGAGCCCCCAGAAACTGTTGTCTAGGCTCCACATGGacctgaaaaataaatccaaatccAGAGAGTCTATTTGTGACATAAAGAAAGATGCACAGACCAATGCAAAGCAAGGAAAACGGTTTGCCAGTGGGCTTTTCAGTCGCAAAGCCAAGCGGTCTCCAGGCTCAAGCGTTGAGGCCAATTCTTTTGTGAGTGAAGGACATTCAGGAGAAGACCTTGGGAACATGAAACTGGAATATGAGAGGCTCAGCATTGGCCATGCAAGTGTTCGGAGCACTGGAGGCAACTCAG